The window GACTAATGACTAATGACTAATGACTAATGACTAATGACTAATGACTAATGACTAATGACTAATGACTAATGACTAATTTTAAAGGCAATATTTTAGCGATTGACGATACTCCAGCGAACTTGCGCCTGTTAGTCGGCATATTGACCGAACAGGGGTACAAAATTCGAGCCGTACCCAATGGAAAATTGGCACTGACGGGTATTCGCCAATCGCTTCCCGATTTGATTTTGCTGGATATAATGATGCCGGAGATGGATGGCTACGAAGTCTGCAATCAGCTAAAATCAGATGAACTAACTCGCGAAATTCCAGTGATTTTTATCAGCGCTATCAATGATGTGCTAGATAAGGTGAAAGCTTTTGCAGTTGGCGGAGTGGACTACATCACCAAACCTTTTCAGGTAGAAGAGGTTTTGGCTCGCGTAGAAACGCACTTGGCTTTACGTTCCCTGCAAAAGAGTCTCGTCCAAAAAAATGATGACTTAGCCAAAACTAATGAGGAATTAGCAAAAACTTTGCAAGAATTGAAAGCCACTCAACAAGAACTGATTCTAGCGGAAAAAATGGCCGCATTGGGACAACTGATTGCAGGGATTGCCCACGAAGTCAATACTCCTTTGGGGGCAATTCGTTCCTCGGCTGGAAATATCTCCAAGTTCTTGAGTCAAACTCTAGAACAATTACCCGCACTCTTTCAATCTCTTTCTCCAGACGAAGGACAGGATTTTTTGGCTTTATTACAGCGATCGCTCCAACAAGAAATCATCTTATCTACCAAAGAAGAGCGTCAATTAAGGAAAGCCTTAAGACGCCAACTGGAAGAATTAGAGATTGATAACGCCGAGTCGATTGCCGATCGCCTGGTAATTATGGGAATTTATGATGAAATCAACACCTTTTTAGCCCTGTTTAAAAGACATGACAGTTTTGAAATCATAGAAATTGCTTATAAACTTTCCGAATTAAAAAGAAGCACAAAAACCATCGAAACAGCCACAGAACGAGCCTCAAAAGTTGTGTTTGCCCTCAAAACTTATGCCCATTATAACCATGATGGTAAAATGATTGCAGTCAAGATAACGGAGGGGATTGAAACTATTTTAACCCTCTATCACAATCAACTAAAACAGGGGGTAGAGGTAATTAGAAACTATGCTGAATTAGCACCCATATTATGTTATCCAGACGAACTTAATCAGGTTTGGACAAATCTGATCCACAATGCCTTACAAGCGATGGATTATCGAGGTATTTTAAGGATTGATTTAACTCGAATTGACCAGATGGTTAAAATTAGCATTACCGATAGCGGAAAGGGAATACCAGAAAAGATTATATCCAGAATATTTGAGCCATTTTTCACTACAAAAAATGCCGGAGAGGGCAGCGGATTGGGGCTGGATATTGTCAAAAAGATTGTGAAAAAGCATTCTGGTAAAATCGAGGTACAAAGCAAACCAGGGCAGACTACATTCAGTGTTTTTATTCCAATTAAGCTTAGTTAGGAAAAATTTAAATGTCTAAACCAGTAATTTTGTGCGTTGACGATGAGAGAGTGATACTACATAGTTTGAAGACGCAACTAAGAGCAGCATTTGGGGATGCCTATAGTTATGAAATGGCTGAAGATCCCGATGAGGCTTTAGAGGTGATTAACGAACTCGCTCAGGAGGGAGTCAAGATTACTTTAATTGTCTCGGATTGGTTAATGCCAGGGATGAAGGGGGATGAGTTTCTTATTCGCGTTCATCAGCAATTTCCCAACATTATTAAAGTGATGCTGACGGGTCAAGCCGATGAATCAGCAATTAATCGAGCGAAAGCGGAGGCGAATCTCCATACCTGCTTATTTAAACCTTGGTCTGAAGCAGAATTAGTGGAGATTATTAAATCGAGTTTAAGTGAACTATTGTGAAAGCTATCTTCTAAAATGGTGGAGGTAGGCAGCTATGCGTCTTCACTAAGTTTCCCAACGAGTTAAGCAGTTCTAGAACTCATGGCCTTTTCTTCCATCATTAGGGCATTAGGGCGATCGGCCCTCACTACAGAACTCCTCACTAAGCTAAATCGCACGCAATGCGTGCGACTCAATGGCATTCCCCGCATTCCCAAAGGGTTGGTGTCGTCTGCCTTAGCGCAAACCGAGGGGCGGAATTTGTTTGTGGTAACGGCAACTTTGGAAGAAGCCGGACGCT of the Argonema galeatum A003/A1 genome contains:
- a CDS encoding hybrid sensor histidine kinase/response regulator encodes the protein MTNFKGNILAIDDTPANLRLLVGILTEQGYKIRAVPNGKLALTGIRQSLPDLILLDIMMPEMDGYEVCNQLKSDELTREIPVIFISAINDVLDKVKAFAVGGVDYITKPFQVEEVLARVETHLALRSLQKSLVQKNDDLAKTNEELAKTLQELKATQQELILAEKMAALGQLIAGIAHEVNTPLGAIRSSAGNISKFLSQTLEQLPALFQSLSPDEGQDFLALLQRSLQQEIILSTKEERQLRKALRRQLEELEIDNAESIADRLVIMGIYDEINTFLALFKRHDSFEIIEIAYKLSELKRSTKTIETATERASKVVFALKTYAHYNHDGKMIAVKITEGIETILTLYHNQLKQGVEVIRNYAELAPILCYPDELNQVWTNLIHNALQAMDYRGILRIDLTRIDQMVKISITDSGKGIPEKIISRIFEPFFTTKNAGEGSGLGLDIVKKIVKKHSGKIEVQSKPGQTTFSVFIPIKLS
- a CDS encoding response regulator produces the protein MSKPVILCVDDERVILHSLKTQLRAAFGDAYSYEMAEDPDEALEVINELAQEGVKITLIVSDWLMPGMKGDEFLIRVHQQFPNIIKVMLTGQADESAINRAKAEANLHTCLFKPWSEAELVEIIKSSLSELL